Proteins encoded by one window of Clostridium bornimense:
- a CDS encoding NYN domain-containing protein, with translation MRYIFIDGYNIINSWSDLAIGKDETLENSRQRLIEILENYVAMREDKLYLVFDAHLSKGSIEKEEKTNNITVVFTKEGETADSYIERKVNLIGRKKEVIVVTNDNLEQQTIFQRGATRMSSIEFNNEVKKSQNSLREEISKINSKTRTTLVDSIEDEEVRKKLERIRRNLL, from the coding sequence ATGAGATACATATTTATTGATGGATATAATATCATAAATAGTTGGTCTGATTTAGCTATAGGTAAAGATGAAACTTTAGAAAATTCAAGGCAAAGGCTAATAGAGATACTTGAAAATTATGTTGCTATGAGAGAAGATAAGTTATATTTAGTTTTCGATGCTCATCTTAGTAAGGGGAGCATCGAAAAAGAAGAAAAAACAAATAATATAACGGTGGTATTTACAAAAGAAGGCGAAACGGCAGATAGCTATATAGAACGCAAAGTTAATTTAATAGGAAGAAAAAAAGAAGTTATTGTAGTGACTAATGATAATTTAGAGCAACAAACTATATTTCAAAGAGGTGCTACAAGAATGTCTTCTATAGAATTTAATAATGAAGTGAAAAAATCACAGAATTCTCTAAGAGAAGAAATTAGTAAGATAAATAGTAAAACTAGAACAACATTAGTGGATAGCATAGAAGATGAAGAAGTAAGAAAGAAATTGGAAAGAATTAGGAGAAATTTACTATAA
- the tuf gene encoding elongation factor Tu, with protein MAKAKFERSKPHVNIGTIGHVDHGKTTLTAAITTVLSLAGGAEAFKYDEIDKAPEEKERGITINTAHVEYETPNRHYAHVDCPGHADYVKNMITGAAQMDGAILVVSAADGPMPQTREHILLASRVGVQYIVVFLNKADMVDDPELLELVEMEVRELLNEYGFPGDDTPVITGSALQALENPTDAEKSKCIHELMAAVDEYIPTPERETDKAFLMPVEDVFTITGRGTVATGRVETGVLHVGDEVEIVGMQEEIRKTTVTGIEMFRKLLDEAQAGDNIGALLRGIQRTDIERGQVLAKVGSVTPHKKFVGQVYVLKKEEGGRHTPFFDGYRPQFYFRTTDVTGSIKLPEGVEMVMPGDHIDMNVELITPVAMDENLRFAIREGGRTVGSGVVTSIVE; from the coding sequence ATGGCAAAGGCAAAGTTTGAAAGAAGTAAGCCACACGTAAATATTGGAACAATCGGTCACGTAGACCACGGTAAGACAACATTAACAGCTGCAATCACAACTGTATTATCACTTGCAGGTGGAGCAGAAGCATTCAAATATGACGAAATAGATAAAGCACCAGAAGAAAAAGAAAGAGGAATCACAATCAACACAGCACACGTTGAATATGAAACTCCAAACAGACACTACGCACACGTAGACTGTCCAGGACACGCTGACTATGTAAAGAACATGATTACAGGAGCAGCACAAATGGATGGAGCTATCTTAGTTGTATCAGCAGCAGATGGTCCAATGCCACAAACAAGAGAACACATCCTATTAGCATCAAGAGTAGGTGTACAATACATCGTAGTATTCTTAAACAAAGCTGATATGGTAGACGATCCAGAATTACTAGAATTAGTAGAAATGGAAGTTAGAGAATTATTAAATGAATACGGATTCCCAGGAGATGATACTCCAGTAATCACAGGATCAGCATTACAAGCATTAGAAAACCCAACAGATGCTGAAAAATCAAAATGCATCCATGAATTAATGGCAGCAGTAGATGAATATATCCCAACTCCAGAAAGAGAAACAGACAAAGCATTCTTAATGCCAGTAGAAGATGTATTCACAATCACAGGAAGAGGAACAGTTGCAACAGGAAGAGTTGAAACTGGAGTACTTCATGTAGGAGACGAAGTAGAAATCGTTGGTATGCAAGAAGAAATCAGAAAGACAACAGTAACAGGAATCGAAATGTTCAGAAAGTTACTAGATGAAGCACAAGCAGGAGATAACATCGGAGCATTATTAAGAGGTATCCAAAGAACTGACATCGAAAGAGGTCAAGTATTAGCAAAAGTTGGATCAGTAACTCCACACAAGAAATTCGTAGGTCAAGTATACGTATTAAAGAAAGAAGAAGGAGGAAGACACACTCCATTCTTCGATGGATATAGACCACAATTCTACTTCAGAACAACAGACGTAACAGGATCAATCAAGTTACCAGAAGGAGTAGAAATGGTAATGCCAGGAGACCACATTGATATGAACGTTGAGTTAATCACTCCAGTAGCTATGGATGAAAACTTAAGATTCGCTATCAGAGAAGGTGGAAGAACTGTAGGTTCAGGAGTTGTTACTTCTATCGTTGAATAA
- the rplK gene encoding 50S ribosomal protein L11 produces MAKKVMGLIKLQLPAGKATPAPPVGPALGQHGVNIMAFCKEYNAKTANQAGLTIPVVITVYQDRSFSFILKTPPAAVLLKKEAGLESGSGVPNKTKVGKVTTEQIKKIAELKMPDLNAGSLEAAMSMISGTARSMGIEVVE; encoded by the coding sequence ATGGCTAAGAAAGTCATGGGTTTAATTAAACTTCAACTGCCAGCAGGTAAGGCAACACCAGCACCACCAGTTGGACCTGCACTAGGACAACATGGTGTTAATATCATGGCATTCTGTAAAGAATACAACGCAAAGACTGCTAATCAAGCAGGATTAACAATTCCAGTTGTAATTACAGTATATCAAGACAGATCATTCAGCTTTATATTAAAAACTCCACCAGCAGCTGTTCTATTAAAGAAAGAAGCTGGATTAGAGAGTGGTTCAGGAGTACCTAACAAGACTAAGGTTGGTAAGGTTACTACAGAACAAATAAAGAAGATTGCTGAATTAAAGATGCCAGATTTAAATGCTGGATCTTTAGAAGCTGCTATGAGCATGATTTCTGGTACTGCTAGAAGTATGGGTATCGAAGTAGTAGAATAA
- the sigH gene encoding RNA polymerase sporulation sigma factor SigH: MVNRMEEVATETEIFGQSLDEEVVMKAKMGNVFAQEYLINKYSNVVKTKAKSYFLIGADKEDIYQEGMIGLYKAIRDFKPDKLSSFRAFAELCITRQIITAIKTATRQKHIPLNTYVSINKPIYDEESDRTLLDVLSTIKVCDPEELMISKEELSKMGDDIGKVLSDLEMIVLSSYLQGKSYQEIACDLERRPKSIDNALQRVKRKLEKCLIKKT; encoded by the coding sequence ATGGTGAATAGAATGGAAGAAGTTGCAACAGAAACTGAAATATTTGGACAAAGTTTAGATGAAGAAGTAGTCATGAAAGCAAAAATGGGTAATGTATTTGCGCAAGAATATTTAATAAATAAATATTCGAATGTAGTGAAAACGAAAGCTAAATCCTATTTTCTAATAGGAGCAGATAAAGAGGATATATATCAAGAAGGAATGATTGGTTTATATAAGGCGATAAGGGATTTTAAGCCAGATAAGCTATCTTCATTTAGGGCGTTTGCAGAATTATGCATAACAAGACAGATTATAACAGCTATAAAGACAGCAACAAGGCAAAAGCATATACCATTAAATACTTATGTATCCATAAATAAACCAATTTATGATGAAGAGTCAGATCGAACACTTTTAGATGTGTTATCAACTATAAAAGTTTGTGATCCAGAAGAGCTTATGATAAGTAAAGAAGAATTATCTAAAATGGGTGATGACATAGGCAAGGTATTATCAGATTTAGAGATGATAGTATTATCTTCTTATCTGCAAGGAAAGTCTTATCAAGAGATAGCTTGCGACTTAGAAAGAAGGCCTAAATCTATAGATAATGCACTACAAAGAGTGAAGAGGAAGCTAGAGAAGTGTTTGATAAAAAAAACTTGA
- the licT gene encoding BglG family transcription antiterminator LicT yields MVILKVLNNNAATTIDPNTDNEMVIMGRGLAFGKKSGDEVDKSRIEKIFTLEDEGGIDKVKNMLKNIPEEVLDCSEVIISHCESEFNCKLSDHIYLSLADHITFSLKRYKDNMMVKNNLLWEIKRIHKKEYNEGVWALNYINSRFGVELPMDEAGFIAFHFINALNNVEVTETLAVTKLVQEISCIIEKTFKIKFKDNDISYDRLITHLKFFSHRLFNKIKIENKEDEFLKLIEQQYNQSYKCAMKIKRFLKKQYDYDVEDAEIVYLSMHIQRVVNNNV; encoded by the coding sequence ATGGTGATTTTAAAAGTTCTCAATAATAATGCTGCAACCACCATAGATCCTAATACTGATAATGAAATGGTTATTATGGGTAGGGGATTAGCTTTTGGAAAGAAAAGTGGAGATGAAGTAGATAAAAGTAGAATAGAAAAAATATTTACTTTAGAAGATGAAGGTGGAATTGATAAAGTTAAAAACATGCTTAAGAATATACCAGAAGAAGTGTTAGATTGTTCTGAGGTTATAATTTCACATTGTGAATCTGAGTTTAATTGTAAGCTGAGTGATCATATCTATTTATCTTTAGCTGATCATATAACATTTTCTTTAAAAAGATATAAAGATAATATGATGGTAAAAAACAATCTTTTGTGGGAAATAAAAAGAATACATAAAAAAGAATATAATGAAGGGGTATGGGCATTAAACTATATTAATTCTAGATTTGGTGTGGAGTTACCAATGGATGAGGCTGGTTTTATAGCTTTTCATTTTATAAATGCCTTAAACAATGTTGAGGTTACAGAAACATTAGCAGTTACTAAATTGGTACAAGAAATAAGCTGTATTATTGAAAAAACATTTAAAATAAAGTTTAAAGACAATGATATATCCTATGATAGGCTTATCACTCACTTAAAATTCTTTTCTCATAGATTGTTTAATAAGATTAAGATAGAGAATAAAGAAGATGAATTTTTAAAACTAATAGAGCAACAATATAATCAATCGTATAAGTGTGCGATGAAGATTAAGAGGTTCTTAAAAAAACAATATGATTATGATGTAGAAGATGCTGAGATAGTATACTTAAGTATGCATATCCAAAGAGTGGTTAATAATAATGTATAG
- the secE gene encoding preprotein translocase subunit SecE: MDVKENKKVKKAKSGHKKSPFRVIKGLVSELKKITWATKEDIQKATLSVVVVCGIFVIAMALLDLGFSNLYQAIFK; encoded by the coding sequence ATGGATGTTAAGGAAAATAAAAAAGTTAAAAAAGCGAAGTCAGGTCATAAAAAATCACCTTTTAGAGTTATAAAGGGATTAGTATCTGAATTAAAGAAAATAACTTGGGCTACAAAAGAAGACATTCAAAAGGCGACACTATCAGTAGTGGTTGTGTGTGGCATCTTTGTCATTGCTATGGCTTTGTTGGATCTTGGTTTTAGTAACCTCTATCAAGCTATCTTTAAGTAA
- the rplJ gene encoding 50S ribosomal protein L10 has protein sequence MASNNRTIKEAKVQEIKEKMQNAKSIVLTKYQGNKADEDTELRKTLREAGVEYKIYKNNLVLLAAKELGFEGLEEHLEGPVAVAFGYEDATAPARLLNEFGKNHKAIQLKAGIVEGTVYGTETIKQIAEIPSREVLIAKFLGSIKSPVSNFAYLLSAISEKKEQEA, from the coding sequence ATGGCAAGCAATAACAGAACTATTAAAGAAGCTAAAGTTCAAGAAATAAAAGAAAAAATGCAAAATGCTAAGTCTATAGTGTTAACAAAGTATCAAGGAAACAAAGCTGATGAAGATACAGAGTTAAGAAAGACTTTAAGAGAAGCTGGAGTAGAATATAAAATCTACAAAAACAACTTAGTATTATTAGCTGCTAAGGAATTAGGATTTGAAGGTTTAGAAGAGCATTTAGAAGGACCAGTTGCAGTTGCTTTTGGTTATGAAGATGCTACTGCACCAGCTAGATTATTAAATGAGTTTGGTAAAAACCATAAAGCTATTCAATTAAAAGCTGGTATAGTTGAAGGTACTGTATATGGTACTGAAACAATTAAGCAAATAGCAGAAATTCCTTCAAGAGAAGTACTTATTGCGAAGTTCCTTGGAAGCATCAAGTCTCCAGTATCAAACTTTGCTTACTTATTAAGTGCTATAAGCGAAAAGAAGGAACAAGAAGCTTAA
- the rplL gene encoding 50S ribosomal protein L7/L12 has protein sequence MDKNQIIEAIKNMSVLELNELVKACEEEFGVSAAAPVAVAGAVAGGAAAEEKTEFNVILKEAKEKIKVIKAVRELTGLGLKEAKEIVDGAPKAIKEGVAKEEAEAMKAKLEEAGAVVELQ, from the coding sequence ATGGATAAGAATCAAATAATTGAAGCTATAAAGAACATGAGCGTTTTAGAATTAAATGAATTAGTTAAGGCTTGCGAAGAAGAATTCGGAGTTTCAGCTGCTGCTCCTGTAGCAGTTGCTGGTGCAGTTGCTGGTGGTGCTGCTGCTGAAGAAAAAACTGAATTCAACGTAATCTTAAAAGAAGCTAAAGAAAAAATCAAAGTAATCAAAGCAGTTAGAGAATTAACTGGTTTAGGATTAAAAGAAGCTAAGGAAATCGTAGACGGAGCTCCTAAGGCTATAAAAGAAGGCGTTGCTAAAGAAGAAGCTGAAGCAATGAAAGCTAAATTAGAAGAAGCTGGAGCTGTTGTAGAATTACAATAG
- the nusG gene encoding transcription termination/antitermination protein NusG, with product MSDKLRWYVVHTYSGYENKVKANLEKTIENRNLRELIPDIIVPEEEEAEEKNGETKITKKKVFPGYVIVHMMMNDETWYIVRNTRGVTGFVGPDPKIPVPLTDEEVEAMGINLNTVAMDLEVGETVSITNGAFEGMSAVIEEINNDKGKVKALVNMFSREIPAELEFKQIEKID from the coding sequence ATGAGTGATAAACTAAGATGGTATGTTGTTCATACGTATTCAGGATATGAAAATAAAGTTAAAGCTAACTTAGAAAAAACTATAGAAAATAGAAATCTTAGAGAGCTTATCCCAGACATAATTGTTCCAGAGGAAGAAGAAGCTGAGGAAAAGAATGGTGAAACAAAAATCACTAAAAAGAAGGTTTTTCCAGGTTATGTAATTGTTCATATGATGATGAACGATGAAACTTGGTATATAGTTAGAAATACTAGAGGAGTTACTGGATTTGTAGGACCTGATCCTAAGATACCAGTACCGCTTACCGATGAAGAGGTTGAAGCTATGGGTATAAACTTAAATACCGTTGCTATGGACTTGGAGGTAGGAGAAACTGTTAGTATAACTAATGGAGCTTTTGAAGGAATGAGTGCTGTTATCGAAGAGATAAATAACGATAAGGGCAAAGTAAAAGCATTAGTTAATATGTTTAGCAGGGAAATCCCAGCTGAACTTGAATTTAAACAAATAGAAAAAATAGACTAA
- the rpmG gene encoding 50S ribosomal protein L33 — MRVKITLACTDCKQRNYNTMKNKKNDPDRIESRKYCKFCHKHTLHKETK, encoded by the coding sequence GTGAGAGTGAAGATAACACTAGCATGCACAGATTGTAAGCAAAGAAATTATAATACGATGAAAAATAAGAAAAACGACCCAGATAGAATAGAGTCAAGAAAATACTGCAAATTCTGCCACAAGCACACACTTCATAAAGAAACAAAGTAA
- the rpoB gene encoding DNA-directed RNA polymerase subunit beta, which translates to MVHPVQVGKRTRMSFSKLNEIGVMPNLIEVQLDSYQWFLKEGLKEVFEDVNPISDYTGNLVLEFVDYTLEMENVKYSVEECRERDTNYAAPLKVKVRLRNNETGEVKEQEVFMGDFPLMTDQGTFIINGAERVIVSQLVRSPGVYYSYTVDKTGKKLYAATVIPNRGAWLEYETDSNNIIYVRIDKTRKLPITLLARAMGYGSDSEIIEFFGEEERLKATIEKDNTKSTDEALLEIYKRLRPGEPPTVESAVSLIDSLFFDAKRYDLSRVGRYKFNKKLAISNRLIGHTAAEDIVNPETGEVLVAKGAKIEREVALEIQNCGINIVNVLVEDKVLKVIGNHFVDIKSFVSFDIEDLNIRELVYYPVLKEILDTYDDENDIKDAIKKNITKLIPKHIIKADIFATISYAIGLPYGIGHEDDIDHLGNRRLRSVGELLQNQFRIGLSRMERVVKERMTIQEQEGITPQGLINTRPVAAAIKEFFGSSQLSQFMDQINPLSELTHKRRLSALGPGGLSRERAGFEVRDVHHSHYGRMCPIETPEGPNIGLINSLATYAKVNEYGFIKTPYRIVDKKAGRVLDEIKYFTADEEAGFLIAQAYEEIDENGYFIHDKVTVRDEDDVLIVSKHDVDVMDVSSRQMVSVATAMIPFLENDDASRALMGANMQRQAVPLLKPQAPIVGTGIEFKAAVDSGILPKTKYDGEVIYVSADTVKVRRDEDGRVDTYKLSKFKRSNQGTCINQRPIVEKGEKVKAGDVLSDGPSTDLGEIALGKNIRIGFITWEGYNYEDAMLISEQLVRDDVFTSIHIEEYECEARDTKLGPEEITRDIPNVGDDALRDIDEKGIIRIGAEVRSGDILVGKVTPKGETELTAEERLLRAIFGEKAREVRDTSLRVPHGETGIIVDVKVFTRENGDELSPGVNQLVRCYIAQKRKISVGDKMAGRHGNKGVISRVLPEEDMPFLPDGRPVQICLNPLGVPSRMNIGQVLEVHLGWAAANLGWHIATPVFDGATEEEIEDCLEQAGYDRDGKTVLYDGRTGEAFDNKVTVGYMYILKLAHLVDDKIHARSTGPYSLVTQQPLGGKAQFGGQRFGEMEVWALEAYGAAHTLQEILTVKSDDVVGRVKTYEAIVKGENIPEPGLPESFKVLIKELQALCLDVRVLSSDHEEILLKESVEEEMEDVEVNLEVTEVLPTQPMEETISVDNEQEEEFYDDEEVPENLDEEPEGLEEISLEDFNDNFELDDFNDEH; encoded by the coding sequence ATGGTACATCCTGTCCAAGTGGGAAAGAGAACTAGAATGAGTTTCTCTAAATTAAATGAAATAGGTGTAATGCCTAATTTAATCGAAGTACAATTAGATTCATATCAGTGGTTCTTAAAAGAAGGACTTAAAGAAGTTTTTGAAGATGTGAATCCAATTAGTGACTACACAGGAAATCTTGTCCTTGAGTTTGTAGATTACACTTTAGAGATGGAAAATGTTAAGTATTCAGTTGAAGAGTGTAGAGAAAGAGATACAAACTATGCAGCACCGTTAAAGGTAAAAGTAAGATTAAGAAACAATGAAACTGGAGAAGTAAAAGAACAAGAGGTCTTCATGGGAGATTTCCCATTAATGACTGATCAAGGTACATTTATAATTAATGGTGCCGAAAGAGTTATCGTTAGCCAACTTGTTAGATCACCAGGTGTTTATTATTCTTATACAGTAGATAAGACAGGTAAGAAATTATATGCAGCTACTGTTATACCTAATAGGGGTGCATGGCTTGAGTACGAGACTGACTCAAATAACATAATATATGTAAGAATAGATAAAACAAGAAAATTACCAATAACATTACTTGCTAGAGCCATGGGTTATGGATCAGATAGTGAGATAATAGAATTCTTTGGTGAAGAAGAAAGACTTAAAGCTACTATAGAAAAAGATAATACAAAATCTACTGATGAAGCATTACTTGAAATCTATAAAAGATTAAGACCAGGTGAGCCACCAACAGTAGAAAGTGCAGTGTCATTAATAGATTCACTGTTCTTTGATGCTAAAAGATATGATTTATCTAGAGTTGGAAGATACAAGTTTAATAAAAAACTTGCTATAAGCAATAGACTTATAGGCCATACTGCTGCTGAAGATATCGTTAATCCTGAAACTGGCGAGGTGTTAGTTGCTAAGGGTGCTAAGATAGAAAGAGAAGTGGCGCTAGAAATTCAAAACTGTGGTATTAATATTGTTAATGTATTAGTAGAAGATAAAGTATTAAAAGTAATAGGTAATCATTTTGTTGATATAAAGAGTTTTGTATCATTCGATATTGAAGATTTAAACATAAGAGAATTAGTTTATTATCCAGTGCTAAAAGAAATTTTAGATACTTATGATGATGAGAATGATATAAAAGATGCAATAAAGAAAAACATAACAAAACTTATTCCTAAGCATATAATTAAAGCTGATATATTTGCTACAATAAGTTATGCTATTGGATTACCATATGGAATAGGTCACGAAGATGATATAGATCATTTAGGAAATAGAAGATTAAGATCTGTTGGAGAATTGCTTCAAAATCAATTTAGAATTGGTTTATCAAGAATGGAAAGAGTAGTTAAAGAAAGAATGACTATTCAAGAACAAGAAGGAATAACTCCACAAGGATTAATAAATACTAGACCAGTTGCAGCAGCTATTAAAGAATTCTTTGGTAGTTCACAATTATCACAATTCATGGATCAAATTAATCCATTATCAGAACTTACTCATAAGAGAAGATTATCTGCATTAGGGCCAGGTGGTTTATCGAGAGAAAGAGCTGGATTCGAAGTAAGAGACGTTCACCATTCACATTATGGTAGAATGTGTCCTATAGAAACACCAGAAGGACCAAACATAGGTCTTATTAACTCATTAGCTACTTATGCTAAGGTCAATGAATATGGATTTATAAAGACTCCATATAGAATAGTAGATAAAAAAGCTGGTAGAGTACTTGATGAAATCAAATACTTCACTGCTGATGAAGAAGCTGGTTTCTTAATAGCTCAAGCATATGAAGAAATTGATGAGAACGGATACTTTATACATGATAAAGTTACTGTAAGAGATGAGGATGATGTTCTTATTGTTTCTAAGCATGATGTTGATGTAATGGACGTTTCTTCAAGACAAATGGTTTCAGTTGCTACGGCGATGATTCCTTTCCTTGAAAATGATGACGCATCAAGAGCACTGATGGGAGCAAACATGCAACGTCAGGCAGTTCCATTATTAAAACCACAAGCACCTATAGTTGGTACAGGTATAGAATTCAAAGCTGCTGTTGACTCAGGTATACTACCTAAGACAAAGTATGATGGAGAAGTTATATACGTAAGTGCTGATACTGTTAAAGTTAGAAGAGATGAAGATGGTAGAGTTGATACTTATAAGCTATCTAAATTTAAGAGATCTAACCAAGGTACTTGTATAAATCAAAGACCTATAGTTGAAAAAGGTGAAAAGGTAAAAGCTGGCGATGTTTTATCTGATGGACCATCTACTGATTTAGGTGAAATTGCATTAGGTAAGAATATAAGAATAGGATTTATAACTTGGGAAGGTTATAACTACGAGGATGCTATGCTTATATCTGAACAATTAGTAAGAGATGATGTATTTACATCAATTCATATTGAAGAGTATGAATGTGAAGCTAGAGATACAAAATTAGGACCAGAAGAGATTACAAGAGATATACCTAATGTAGGAGATGATGCATTAAGAGATATCGATGAAAAAGGAATCATCAGAATTGGTGCTGAAGTAAGATCTGGAGATATATTAGTTGGTAAGGTTACTCCTAAGGGAGAAACGGAATTAACAGCTGAAGAAAGACTTTTAAGAGCTATCTTTGGTGAAAAAGCAAGAGAAGTAAGAGATACATCTCTTAGAGTTCCTCATGGAGAAACAGGAATAATAGTAGATGTTAAAGTATTTACTAGAGAAAATGGTGATGAACTTTCACCAGGTGTTAACCAATTAGTAAGATGTTATATTGCTCAAAAGAGAAAAATATCAGTTGGGGATAAGATGGCAGGACGTCATGGTAATAAAGGGGTTATCTCAAGAGTATTACCAGAAGAAGATATGCCGTTCTTACCAGATGGTAGACCAGTACAAATCTGCTTAAATCCACTAGGAGTTCCATCTCGTATGAATATCGGTCAGGTGCTAGAAGTTCATTTAGGATGGGCAGCAGCAAATTTAGGATGGCACATAGCTACTCCAGTATTTGATGGAGCTACTGAAGAAGAAATAGAAGATTGCTTAGAACAAGCAGGATATGATAGAGATGGTAAAACTGTTCTTTATGATGGAAGAACTGGTGAAGCCTTCGATAACAAGGTAACAGTTGGTTACATGTATATATTAAAGCTTGCTCACTTAGTTGATGATAAGATCCATGCTAGAAGTACAGGTCCATATTCTCTAGTTACTCAACAACCATTAGGAGGTAAAGCTCAGTTTGGTGGTCAAAGATTTGGAGAAATGGAAGTTTGGGCTCTTGAAGCATATGGAGCAGCACATACATTACAAGAAATACTAACAGTTAAGTCAGATGACGTTGTTGGTAGAGTTAAAACTTACGAAGCTATCGTTAAGGGTGAAAATATACCAGAACCAGGACTTCCTGAATCATTCAAGGTTCTTATTAAAGAATTACAAGCGTTGTGCTTAGATGTAAGAGTGTTATCTTCAGATCATGAAGAAATACTGTTAAAAGAATCTGTTGAGGAAGAAATGGAAGATGTTGAAGTTAATCTTGAGGTTACAGAGGTTTTACCTACTCAACCAATGGAAGAAACTATAAGCGTTGATAATGAACAAGAAGAAGAATTCTATGACGATGAAGAGGTTCCAGAAAACTTAGATGAAGAACCAGAAGGATTAGAAGAAATTTCTTTAGAAGATTTTAATGACAATTTTGAGTTAGATGACTTTAATGATGAACACTAA
- the rplA gene encoding 50S ribosomal protein L1 yields the protein MGKNYVESVKLIDKNVLYSTDEAMDLAIKTAKAKFDETIELHVRLGVDPRHADQQVRGAVVLPHGTGKSVRVLVFAKGEKAKEAEAAGAEFVGAEDLADKIQKENWFDFDIVVATPDMMGVVGRLGRVLGPKGLMPNPKSGTVTFDVTKAIEEIKAGKVEYRVDKTAIVHVPVGKKSFGAEKLKENFQTLMEALIKAKPAAAKGQYIKSVSVSSTMGPGIKLNPNRVLD from the coding sequence ATGGGAAAGAATTATGTAGAAAGCGTAAAGCTAATAGATAAAAATGTTCTTTACTCAACTGATGAAGCTATGGATTTAGCTATAAAAACAGCTAAAGCTAAATTTGATGAGACTATTGAACTACATGTTAGATTAGGTGTAGATCCAAGACATGCAGATCAACAAGTAAGAGGTGCGGTAGTATTACCACATGGTACTGGTAAGTCTGTAAGAGTACTTGTTTTCGCTAAGGGTGAAAAGGCTAAAGAAGCAGAAGCTGCAGGTGCTGAATTTGTAGGTGCTGAAGATTTAGCTGATAAGATCCAAAAGGAAAACTGGTTTGATTTCGATATAGTTGTAGCAACTCCAGATATGATGGGTGTTGTTGGTAGATTAGGTAGAGTATTAGGACCTAAGGGATTAATGCCAAACCCTAAATCAGGAACAGTTACTTTTGATGTAACTAAAGCTATAGAAGAAATTAAAGCTGGTAAAGTTGAATATAGAGTTGATAAAACAGCTATCGTTCACGTTCCAGTTGGAAAGAAATCTTTTGGAGCTGAAAAGTTAAAGGAAAACTTCCAAACTTTAATGGAAGCTTTAATCAAAGCTAAGCCAGCAGCAGCAAAAGGACAATATATTAAGTCTGTTTCAGTGTCTAGCACAATGGGACCTGGAATCAAGCTTAACCCAAACAGAGTTTTAGACTAA